The following DNA comes from Camarhynchus parvulus chromosome 7, STF_HiC, whole genome shotgun sequence.
CCCTCTGCACTTCAGACTGGGACAACATCCTCTTCTGTCACCTGTCACTGATTTACTTCCAAACAGAACGTACTGCCCTGAAATTTAGCTCTTacaacataaaaaaagaaatttaaatacttGACTCAGAAAAACAATGGAAACaacaaatctgaaataaaatgagcaGAAGATACAGAGAAAGACATCCAGCAACACCACCAAATCAGTCTGTAGTATTGCTGTATCCTTACAAAACCACATTGTGTCAAATGACCACAGACAAAAGAGATAGAGAAGCAGATAAAAAATTACAACATCAAGcaaaattattgcaaaatacATTATCAATAACAAcatgaaaaccacaaaacacatTCTCATTTGGGCACAAATTCAGCATGAAACATAAAACACAATTTCAGATGAAGCCATAGGCTCattataaacagaaataatctcATTTATCAGAGTGCCAGAGAGGGGTACTTTCATAACAAAATTATGTGTGAACATTGGATACAAACCTGTCAAAAAGAACAACAGAGTAAAAAATCCTATCTGAAAATTAGAACTGAagaactgcaaggtgcaagTGTCAGATATCTAAAGTTTTGGGGGATTGCTATTTGATGTTTGGTTAGCACTTGGCACAATGTGACAGGGTCACACCCATGGTTCACAATCCTAATGAGTAATAAAATCTATCTGCTTAGAATAAGACTGTTTTGAAAGGTTGAATGAGTACTTTGTGTGGgaagagactttttaaaaatgatgaAATGTATAATAAAAACTACAAACTTACAGGTCAAAATTGCATATGTACTGAAGAAGAAATGGTAACATTTTTCTCAACTATAAAAGAAGGTACTGGTTGTAACTGCTGCCAATTTAATTCAAAAACCATGAGCTTATTCCTCTCTACTCCAGctcttttcttgtttctctATGTTAAGAGACGCAAACATACAGACAAAACCTCTTTGCCTCTTTGTCCACTGACATTAAAAGAATCCAGTACCcccccaaccaaaaaaaaacacaaaagagaaaaagaaacacaaacaaaaatagaaacaagAAATAtcacccaaaaccaaccaacccaccCACCAATTTTGGAGAGAAAGTATTTCAGTTCTCAAGTTTGCCATTGCTGTAGACTTTACAACCATGGTGTGAAGTATTGGTCACGCTGCTAATGAAACAGTGTTCTATTCCATAAGGGCAGAAACTGCATTACTTATCTAACAGGAAAGTGCTTGCCTATTTCTCAAGACGCCagaattttctccttcttgCACATGATATTGAGTATCtttgcaatattttgttttgcaaatatgTTCATAATTCTCATTCCAAAGCAGTTTCTGCTTTTACTTCTCATATCAcagtctttcttctttttcatcgAGCATGCACAGAAGAGGTTTCTGAATATTCAGAAGTGAGGCACAAATTAACATCCAAGCCTACAGTAAACCTTATTTTGACAATGTCAACCACATAAATGTTTCCAGACTTGTACCTCAAGTCTTATTCTTCTAATAAATtcttacatctttttttttcatttttcttttttttttttttaaggaaaatatataGCTACTTACACTCTTATTTAAAtataacatttttcttctaaaaatccCACCCTGATAAGAGGGTCTATTACCAAAAACAAAAGACATTACAGTCTAAAAATATTAGTAAATTTATAGTTCTCAACACATCTTTATTACTCAAGATTTCAAGGAAAAGTTGTGCACTGGAATAAGACATATGTACAATGAATGAGTATGGAGAACAGTATTTTGACTCTAAACAAATACACACTAGTGTTCTTAAAGTACAATGTGCATTAAAACTTATTCACACAGAATAATTCATGCTCTTCACGTGTGaaatactgtgaaaaataaGATGGAAGAATTTAGATAGGAAAACATTCTTGTATCATAAAAATATGTTAGAATGGGACTTATCTATAGTTAAAgctttgctttaaaacaaactttatttaaaaatcttcttttgcTTTATCTAAAAATTAGCCTTTCTATAAAAACCATTCCTTTAAaactttgctttaaaaacatcagTTTTATATTagacaaaatattaaattatacaGGCACAATTAGTTGAGGGctataaaaatttatattacaGCCCTTCATTTTCCAGTGACTTGCAATACAGTCATAAGATTCTGTGTCTGCTGACAACCATAGGAAAATTCATCCAAAGAAATCaacttttatataaaaaataaaataaattaaaacaaaacaaataaaaaaatctgtcaacCATATTTGACTTGTAAAGAAACTTACTTTCCAGCTGACACATGCACATCTTTTATTTATCTTAGGAAATATGcatatacattaaaaatatcctcaaaatatTCTCTGAACATGTGGTTTATGATGAcagcttttatatttccttCAGATACTgtatattaaaataaaccatTTCCAAGTCCACCTTTATCTCAGCCCAAATCTGTGACCCTTGACACTTCAGGAAGAAGTGAATGAAGAATCaagaaaggttttattttctaggGGGAAAATGCACAGATATGTTCAATGCCAGAGATGGTAAGGTCTgctcttttccatgtttttcttgtgttctgAAAAATGTACTGTACCACTAGAGAATTTATGAAGACCTTCATGGTAAAATAGATTATATAATATATCAAATTGAAGATTTGAAAACCAAAGCCTGGATTATGATGATGTTTAACTGTGTGCTTAATTTACTGGAAATGTACCATTAATCTTAGGttttaaagcacagaaacatCCATGAGACTGGCTTTATGTCTCCCAACCACATAAAATATACTGTCATCATAACaactataaaaaaaagaaagaaaactaagCTAAAACAccatgggtttggggtttttttgcaataaaaCCATAGTAGATGGAACATCAGGCACCAAACTTGAATCTCTGTGgaacataatttttattcaacCGGGTTTTTTAACCAAATATTTGAAGTCTAATACATTTGGCTGGATGCTGTGTTaggtttatttaaatattttactgaaaatttagTAAGTTTGAACTCTAATCCATAAAAATTTAACAAACACTACACCaaataaagctggaaaagcacagaaCCCCAAACTCAAGGCTGACATTCTGAAACAACTTGCTGctatttgtttgcattttaactTTTCCATCCCCCTCACTAAGGAATGTGAAATTCACCTACAAACTTAATCAACAagctattaaaaacaaacaaagaagcCCCCAAACATAACCCTGTATTTCTTTTAGAATTCAAGATTTCACTTCAGCTACCACCACTTGAACAGTCCCCTAAGGAGATATATTCCTTACCAGCATGGTCCATTATTGCTTGATGAGAGCCCACAGTgactttcagttaaaaaaaaaaaaaaagctttggaCATGATTTCAGGAACAAACAAGTCaatacaaaaatgtttaaaattatatttcatttcaagAAAGCATTGAATTGATCTGAATTGTATCATACTGTATTAATTTTAATGCCATTCCACAGGCAAGTATATATTATGTGTTGAAGAAGGTGCACAtgtacacaaacacaaaatacatACACAGAATTCAGCCCTGATTGATGTATCTTCATTAAATTTCTAGCATAGCAAGTGAGTCATCTTCTGCACTTTAGAATTAtgtgaaaaaatttaaataggCACAATTAATTAACACAGCTTCTAAATTACCTTATTATAGTGCACTGTTACGCACTGATAATACCATAATAACAATATGATACCATTCAAGGTCATTTTGCTGATATACAGGTGAAGACTAGTAAATATGATTATAAGTGCTTTTAAATCAAATCCACAACTTCTGCAGCTTTACACAGTAGAACAGTGCAACACATTGTGTCCCCATATTCCAGGAACAAGAGCTGAGTTTACAGttgtatttatttcacattAGACTGGCTTTGCACTTTCTGGAGCTCTAGCACTTCAACTGCATTGTCTATggccttcttttttcctccttccttcttccaggTGCTggctataaaaaaaaaaagaaaaaaaattcttttggtAGCTAGCTCTCACCTGGTAGAACAAGACAGTTTCGAAGTAATGGTACAGCAGAGGTTCTTCTAGAGGGCCGGTTCACAGTGCCAGGATGACCCCGATCTCCACTTACTTCCCAGCTCCTGACTTTGGAGGAAGCTTGCTCTGGTTTCTCGGGAAAAGATTCTGATGTgactttctgccttttttcagGAATCCCTGTTACAACTGTTGAGTTCAGAAAGGCCCTTTTTGGTTTCCTCCTCACCTTTAATTTTTTAGCATCAGGCTTTTCTTTCTTAGGGTGCTTTCCCACTGTAGTTTTCCTTGTCTGGTACCTATGGATGGAGAAAGCAGATTTCTGGGCACAAGGCTGAAGTTGTCTTCTCATCCcctctttctgctgttttttagTTCTGGACGTTTGTTTGCCTGTGGTTACtctgtttcctctcctctcaAGAGTACCTCTGACAGACTTAGATCCTGCAGCCTTTCTGGAAAAAACTGGTTCTTTGTTAGtgccttcttttctcttccatatTGCTtttggagtctccctctctgacCACTCACTCCTGATGGAGGTCAGAGGAGTTTTGGTAATTCTATTAAATGGAATTAATCTACAATCTCCTTCTATCACAGAGTTCAAAGGTGAAATGATTAGGTGTTTAAAAGAGTTCTCAGACGCAAGACAATCTGGTTTTTCTGTGGCAACAGATGGTCCATCTGCCTTTTGACTTGAAACTGCATCATTCCCTTTATCTCGATTGGGCAGGAAAGATGCTGAAGAAGAACTACAGAAGTCTGACCAATTGAGTGACTTTGATGGcgtgctttctctctgtgtatcAGCTAGTTTCTTCATGTTTGCATCAAAGCTGAGACTTCTGAAAAGCTGTCGAACATGAGAGGGCTTTTTGGCCTTTTCTCCAACTGTATTCTTAGGAGGTGTTTTCAGAATTCGATTTGTCAGTGGGTCATAATATTTGAGAGAACACTGTTTGTATTTATATCTTACAGAGTCCTTGCTATCTGTGGAGTGAtgatttttcctcattttgggaaTATCTATAGGTTTACCTTTGCACTGTTTTACCTCTGGGCACGAGAGTACATACACCACTGTCTTGGGCTGTACAGGACTCATGATCTTGCTATAGGACTCTGGAAGTTTAAGGGCACATAGCCTAGTTTTcatgtttggagttttttcatTCTCTAGACATGCAATGCTTGCCTTCTGATCGGCTGGATCAGATTCCCTTCtagacattttcctttttgctaCAGGGTAGTTCAGCAGACTTGTTTGGGTGCCATGGCTGACTTTAACCACCTGACACCTTGAAGCCAGGCGCCATGTCCTTTTCCTAGGCATTTTCACAATTTGTGGGTTGCATAGTGTATCTGAGGCTAAAGATGGGTTATCAAAATCAGAACCACCACTTAAAGCATCATTAAATTCTGGCAGTGCTTTAACTGGTGCACTTTCTGTTCTATTACCCTCAATAATATTGATCCTTTTTTCatccttctgcttctttttcttcattctcttcCCTGTACAATTGGCTGAGGATTCACTGTTAAAGTAGCAGCGAAAACGACCTTCCCTGAAATCACGCACAAGTTCTTCAATTTTTATATCATCTTCATACATTATTTGAGACCAAGTTTTTCCCACAAAAGAAGGAGGCAcgtgaggcagggctggaagaaCTGGTTCTTCGGTATGAACTACAACATCCTTTTTCACTGCTTCTATTTTCTCCAATGActcagtttttaaaacagaagagagCTGTGTTCCATAGTCTTTGTCTTGCAAACATACTTGGACCTCTTTCAGGAATTCTATATCTTTTATAGCTGCCTTGGGTAAATCTGTTCCTACCTGTATTGGTGCATCACAGTCAAAACTCATTTCAGAGCCCTCTATATTAGTATGGTCCAGAAGTGATGAAAAAGGTACACTAGGATTATTCtcttttttgaaataaatttcttcagGTGTAGTTTCATGGCAGTATTTCACAATTACATCTTCAATAGTTTCATCCACTGAACTTTCATCACCTCTGTTTGTCTTTATGTTTTTGCATCTTGCTAGTTGTGGGGATGTCCCAAGATCTAGGGAGCTGCTGATACCCACAGTATCCCTGAGATGGAGATCAGACACCAAAGTTTCATCCTGAGTTCGTAAACTATCTCGCTTTGAGAGAGATTGACCTGAGGTAATAAAGGAAGaattgctgtggctgtgtgtaGGATTCTGATGAGAAACTGAAGGGCATTTTGGGTGAaccagtgctggagcaggattCAAGCGTGGGTTCAATAACACATCTCTACTGCAGACCTCCACTGCTCTTTCATCACATCCTCTACGCAGAAACAGATCTGAGGTTGCCAAATCcctaacattttttcctgttttaggATTAACAGAGGAACTGTGGCTTGTAGGGCTGAGAGAAAACTGCTGAGGTACAGGGCTCACAGCTGTAGACTGACCTTCATGGCTATGACCTGCAATTCGAGCATGTTTCAGATTTACCCATTTCTTATCGCTACAAATGCCAGCAGACTGCTGGGATATCCCTGGAACACGTTCCTGGCCTCTCTGAAGTTTTTGAAAACCTGCTTGTGTAACAGAAGTTTTCTTTATGCCCTCACGAGACAGGCATGGAACAGAAGAGCCTATTTCACGAATGGACTCCTGGTCTTTGCTGGAAATCTCCTGTTTCTTActattcttctttttctgcatctcTTCTGAGGACAGGCAAGAAATCCTAGGAGCCTCCAGAGTGACGGGGAATGGCATGTCATCATAG
Coding sequences within:
- the ZDBF2 gene encoding DBF4-type zinc finger-containing protein 2, yielding MREVSCTANGLLFDIYCLLVWSQLWWMRKVGDSKMFERIKRSDEASASSAQGIQRHGVEGSPRQDSSSSLHRRGQEHPRPGASTVQNRQGYCNCCHVHYSNLEQHIFSSQHRHFTTYCRNRTGTSSLMERFLQDVLQHHPHRYHDSRPTYDDMPFPVTLEAPRISCLSSEEMQKKKNSKKQEISSKDQESIREIGSSVPCLSREGIKKTSVTQAGFQKLQRGQERVPGISQQSAGICSDKKWVNLKHARIAGHSHEGQSTAVSPVPQQFSLSPTSHSSSVNPKTGKNVRDLATSDLFLRRGCDERAVEVCSRDVLLNPRLNPAPALVHPKCPSVSHQNPTHSHSNSSFITSGQSLSKRDSLRTQDETLVSDLHLRDTVGISSSLDLGTSPQLARCKNIKTNRGDESSVDETIEDVIVKYCHETTPEEIYFKKENNPSVPFSSLLDHTNIEGSEMSFDCDAPIQVGTDLPKAAIKDIEFLKEVQVCLQDKDYGTQLSSVLKTESLEKIEAVKKDVVVHTEEPVLPALPHVPPSFVGKTWSQIMYEDDIKIEELVRDFREGRFRCYFNSESSANCTGKRMKKKKQKDEKRINIIEGNRTESAPVKALPEFNDALSGGSDFDNPSLASDTLCNPQIVKMPRKRTWRLASRCQVVKVSHGTQTSLLNYPVAKRKMSRRESDPADQKASIACLENEKTPNMKTRLCALKLPESYSKIMSPVQPKTVVYVLSCPEVKQCKGKPIDIPKMRKNHHSTDSKDSVRYKYKQCSLKYYDPLTNRILKTPPKNTVGEKAKKPSHVRQLFRSLSFDANMKKLADTQRESTPSKSLNWSDFCSSSSASFLPNRDKGNDAVSSQKADGPSVATEKPDCLASENSFKHLIISPLNSVIEGDCRLIPFNRITKTPLTSIRSEWSERETPKAIWKRKEGTNKEPVFSRKAAGSKSVRGTLERRGNRVTTGKQTSRTKKQQKEGMRRQLQPCAQKSAFSIHRYQTRKTTVGKHPKKEKPDAKKLKVRRKPKRAFLNSTVVTGIPEKRQKVTSESFPEKPEQASSKVRSWEVSGDRGHPGTVNRPSRRTSAVPLLRNCLVLPGAAHRDVSDQ